ggggctggggggccACGGGGATGTGGGAccatggggctgggggctgttGGGCCATGGGGCTGGGGGCCGTGGGATGGATAGAGCCCCCCCCAGTGCTCACTGCTCTGTGACCCCATACATGCACACAGGTCTCCCCATTGTTCCCCCCATTCCCTACTCCatgtcccagcactgcagggctgtccCAATCACCCCGAGGGGACCGCAGCCCCTCACCCCGCcaccccctgcagccccccacCCACATCGCTGCCCCATTCCCCCCACAGCTCACGGCCACCAAAGCGGGCCGACTCCTGCTGAGGGAGAAGGGCACCTACGTGGTGCTGCGTGAGCTGCACCGCTGCGAGAAGGACCCCGAGGTGCTGTCTGCCTGCGAGAAGCTCATCCAGGTGGGTCCGGGCGTAGGACAGCCCCACGGGTTGGGGGGAGGTTAATGGCGTGGGGCGGTGGTCCCGGTGTCACctggctgctgtggggcaggtgCTGATCGGAGACGAACCGGAGCCGGGCATGGAGAACCTCCTGGAGGTGAACATCCCTGCGGAGGTGGAGGAGCGGCTGCGGAGCTGGGAtcgggaggaggaggagaggaggcagcGGGAGGAGGCGCGGTGAGACGGGGGAAGGGGTTGAGGTCGTTGGGGGGtggtgtggggctgggtgggGGCGTGGGGGGATGGAAGTGTGGGATGGGTCGGGTTGGAGGGGTCTTTGAAGGTCGTAGAGCCGTGGGATGGGTCAGAGGGGTCCTTGAAGACCACAGAACCACACCGTGATTGGGTTGGAGAGGTCCTGAAAGATCGTAGAGCCATAGAATGCTTGGGATGGGTTGGAGGGATCCTTGAAGACCACAGAACCACACCGTGATTGGGTTGGAGAGGTCCTGAAAGATCGTAGAGCCATAGAATGCTTGGGATGGGTCGGAGGGGTCCTTGAAGACCACAGAACCACACCGTGATTGGGTTGGAGGGGTCCTGAAAGATCGTAGAGCCATAGAATGCTTGAGTTgaaagggtccttaaaggtcagaACCATTGGATGAGTTGGGATGGGAGTGTTCTTAAAGGTCACAGAGTCATGGGGTGAGTTggggtgggttggaagggtccttaaaggttGTAGAgtcatgggatggttgggttgggctTGGTTGCAggggtccttaaaggtcatggagccatgggttgggttggaagagtccttgaagatcacagaaccatgctgtggttgggttggaagggtccttaaaggttAAAAAGCCATATAATGGGTTAGGTTGGGAAGGTCCTGAAAGGTCATTGAAgcatagaatgggttggaaaAGTCCTTACAGATTATCGAACCATGGGATGAGTTGGGATGGAAAGGTCCTGAAAGGTcactgaagcacagaatggGTTGATAGGGTTCTTACAGATCATAGAGCTGTGGAATGGTTGGGATGGGAGGGTCCTGAAAGGTGATAGATGCATAgaatgagttggaagggtctttaaagatcatagaaccgTGGGATGAGTTGGGATGGAAAGGTCCTGAAAGGTCATTGAAGCACAgaacggttgggttggaagggtccttaaaaatggttgggttgagttgggttggaaaggtccttgaagatcatagagccatggaaggggttgggttggaaaggtccttgaagatcatagagccatggaaggggttgggttggaaaggtccttgaAGATCACAGAAGCATTGGCTTTTAACTGaacctttctcttttttggagGTGATGGAAGCACCACCCCATGGGACAGAATCCTGTGGGTCGATGTGGGGCTCACTGTGCCCTGGGATGGGGAACATCGGGGTCCTGCAGGTGGGGATCCCCTACTTGGGGGGCGCCCATGTGGGGCAGCTCTGCGTCCTTTCTGGAAAGTCAGAAAATAGAAATACGGATTTgaatgcaaaaaagaaacacGGAAGTTtggagcccaaaactgagctctgctccctgtcCTGGGGGGTCCTCTGACCCACATCAGCCCCACGGCTGTGGGAAGCTGGGGGTGAGCATGTAGGGGGTCCCCCACTACCCTATATTGCCTCGTAGCCCCCCCATAGTTCCCCCAAAAAGCCCTGGGCTGCCCTCCAGTGCCCCAAAGCTCCCCTTTAAACCTCTGGGGTGCCCTATAGTGCCCCATAGGTCCCATAATAGCCCAGGGGTGCCCCATAGCTCCCCTAAAAGCACTGTGGTGCCCTACAGCTCCCCCCAAAAGCCCCGTGGTGCCCTATAGTGCCCTATAGTTCTCTCCAAAGCACCTCCCCTATAGCACTGGAGTGCCCTACATTGCCCTATAGATCCCGTAATAGcccagctgccccatagctcccCCAAAAGCCCCGATGTGCCCCATA
Above is a window of Meleagris gallopavo isolate NT-WF06-2002-E0010 breed Aviagen turkey brand Nicholas breeding stock chromosome 2 unlocalized genomic scaffold, Turkey_5.1 Chr2_random_7180001953248, whole genome shotgun sequence DNA encoding:
- the HGH1 gene encoding protein HGH1 homolog, producing the protein TAGLSQSPRGDRSPSPRHPLQPPTHIAAPFPPQLTATKAGRLLLREKGTYVVLRELHRCEKDPEVLSACEKLIQVLIGDEPEPGMENLLEVNIPAEVEERLRSWDREEEERRQREEAR